The Pseudopipra pipra isolate bDixPip1 chromosome 10, bDixPip1.hap1, whole genome shotgun sequence genome includes the window gaaagagtgattagacactggaaggggctgcccggggaggtggtggagtggctggatgtgacactcagtgctctggtctgggtGACGAGGTGGTGattggtcacaggttggactcagaggtcttttccaacctcagtagTTCCGTGACTGAGGGTTTTCTCTAAATGTTTAATATTCAGAATTCTGTAGAATACTTTGTGCTGATGAGAGCTAACCCAGTATACCAAAAGATGTGGCATGCTGGTACAAGCTTCTGGTACCTGCTCGTGGCTGTCAGGGGGATTAGTTCCCTTGgctgttttgggggggggaatcTTGGGTGAGAAAGTAAAGTGGGAGGACTCTTAAAAATTGCAATATGTGTCTCTTTTGGATGATTGCGTGCTGTGAGAAGATGGTAGGATCTCTCAAGAGACCTTAGCACTGGGTGGTTATGCTTACAAACTAAATATAACAATTTCTGCTTGCCAGAgaatctaaagaaaaaaaaccccagattttCAAAAGGCAGAGTGGGTGCCTCAGCTATTTCACTTTTCCCCTGTGTGCAGGTCGTTTGTCAAGCTCCCCCTGAGCACTGTTTGTTTAACTTCATGTCACTCCAAAGAGTAAATATCTGAAGTTATGGATTAACTAAGTTCCAGCAGAGCTCATGGCGGAAGAATAGATCACCCTGATTCCCACTGAACAAAGCAGTAAGTGCTTCAAAAGTATTGCATCCTTCAGGGTTTCCAAGGAGAGCTTGCTTTAGTGGAGCAGGAAGCTTGTCAAAAATGTCCAGTGGCAAGGGGAGAGTGTCAGGGCAGACATAAAGTGTTCTGGGAGAGCTGCTGATGGGTTAGAGGGAATGAGCAGACAGGTGTGGAGGGACTCAGAATGGCCTGTGACAGGCCAGTGAAGGAGCTGGCTGGGTGGGAACTGTCTGCAGCAGGCTCTTGCTGTCCCTCAGCAATGTGCTCCTCTTCACACCTGCCTTCTCCTcaggtgactcctgctgcaggaTGTGGAAGCACCTCGCCCTcgggctgctgctggctgcctgctctgcttggGTCTGCGGCACCTCAAGTAAGTTTTCATTTGAGAGAGACCCTTCACCCTTCCCCAGTCGCTGCACGTGCATTTCCTGCTCCTCTGTCAGTCAGATGGAGCTCCTGGAATCCTTTCCATTATTGGGGGGTTTAAATTcctccagcagagctgacagGCAGTGCTGGGCCATGACAGCTGCCTGGTCACAGCCCTCCTGAGCCCCTGAGCTGTCAAGAGTagcacagggcaggagctggagcttctgcagcacagcacagacagactctggtgtccagggcagcccctcttgctgtgctggagaggggctggtgcTCTGCTAAGTGTCCTTTGGGAAGCACCACTACTAGTTTTCAGCCAGctcttttctctgcttgtgCTTTCACATTTTTGCTTCCAGTATTTTACAGCACTGAAGATGCAAACCAGGTCCTGAGGATCCAGAAGCGGGCGAACTCTTTCCTGGAGGAGCTCAAGCCGGGCTCTGTGGAGCGGGAGTGCATTGAGGAGCGCTGTGACTTCGAGGAGGCCAGTGAGATATTTGAAACCAAGGAATCCACAgtaagttgtttttttaaggatGAGTGTGGGAGTTACCCAatcaattattttcttaaaatattgcAATCCAGGGCATAGAAGATCATGCTGTCAGCACTAAAAATGGATCTCTCCTGATTCCTAAGGTGTTGGCATGGTTTTGAATGTCATTCTGTTACAGTGATTGTCGTGTTACCACCTGTATGGGCCATAAAACTTGGCTACTCGTGCATGTCCCACCTGACCCAATGGTGAGATTTAGGGCCCAGCCAGATAATTCCAATCCTTGCTTGACCCCACTGGCTATTCTTGCTACCACTGAGTTTTTCCAGGTCCTTCCAGTCTTTGCCCTCTGTTGTCCATTCACCAGCCCTGGCTCCCTTTCATTGTatctccccagtgtcccagttgggCATGGCAAACATTTCTCTCATCACTAGGTTCTCTCTTTTTGTCCAAACTCATATTTTCAATTGGATGCTACCTTTATCATCAGCATCACTGACTCCTGCCCCTTTTCCACACTTGTTCTGTCAGCTTGGATTCTTTGTTACTATGTTGAGCAAAGCAGCTCACAGCATAGGATGAGCCAGTCTTTGTTGTCCCTCAAACCCCAGAATGGAGAGGGATCTGTCTTTGGAATGCCCACGTTTTTGTCTGACTGGGCACAAGTGAACTTGGATGCCTCACCTGGCAGTGAAAGAGAAGCAGTGGGGATATTGAGGGGCTTTGGTGTTGGTAGGTCTGCAAACAGGACAGGGGAGATCTGTGCTGAGTACAAGCAGTATAGAATCATTTGACCAGTTTTCTTGGTTTGTTGTGCCAGTCACTACACTGTCAAGAAGAATGAGACTGATGCTGTTGACTGTTCTCTGATGCTGTTCTCTGTTGGCCAAGGCCATGATACACTTTAAATCCCTCACTTGTTAAAAATGGTTTTCTCACCATAATACAAATTTTGTTTCTCCACAGCTCAATTTTTGGAGCAAGTATGTAGGTAAGTAAAAGACTTTCCTAATCACTTCTCTGTGCTTCCTCAAGAGTAACTGGTACTCAGCCTTCCTCCTGCCATATGTCACATACTGATTCATATTCTCATTTTCTCCTATATGGGGTGTGCAAAGAATGTTTTCCCCTTCTATCACACAAGCAGCCTTCCTAAAACACTGTGCACCTGTAGCTGTCATCAGTCATCTCCCCAGAGCTAAGGAATTGGTGAAAAGTGCTTTGGTGCTCTAACCCTGTCTGATGTGGGCCCAAGAGGAGCCCCACTGCTGCAGTCACCTGCCACTGCCCTGTCTGCCTCAGGCTTTgccctttcctccccttctgCCCACCCCACTCTCTCTGCAGCTGTAGGTGAGAACCCAGAGCAATGCCCTGTCTCTGGGCGAGTGCCATGGAGGTGTCACCTTTAAGTGCCAGCAGCTTACCACCCATCACATAGGTGATGTTTGGGAATCTGGGGAGGGCCTGTTCGTGTTGATGTTTGATCTGTGAGCTCTGTATGATTCAGGGACTGGATTTTCCTACCTCTGTTTCAGATGGAGATCAGTGTGCGCCACAGCCTTGTTCCAATGGCATCTGCAAGGACAATATTGGAAAATTTTCCTGCATCTGTAACAAAGGCTGGGAGGGGTTTTTCTGCAATTATGGTAATGCTGCATTTAATCCACTATAAAATAGCATCCTTTGTGACAGAGGTTTCTGTGCAGTAGGGGTCAACACTTCAGTCATTGCACACCTTACTCACTTTCTTTACTAATGTTATTTCTCTCTTGCTTCATGATTGTGGTAGGAGGTTTATTTGTGCTTATCTAAAGCAAAATTAACTTTGTGTTGCCATAGGAGAAGTTCGGAGATCTGAGATATCTAAATTTTGAACAAGTACCGAAAATAACTCTGTAAAGCAGGGATTTCAGTTACTTTAGAACTGTCAACCCAGGGATGATGGTGGTGGTTTTAAATACAATGTATTTATTGTCATTACTGTGACAGTTTCTTCCTTGAACAAAAGCTGGACAGCATAGTTAGGGATGAGCACTGTATGTCCTGTATCATCAACACTTTGCACTGTGTGCTTGCCTGTAGTGACAGGGAGGTTTCTGTTCTCCAGTCTCCCTGCTCTGATAGTAATCTGTTTCCTCCATCTCCCCACTGCCTGATTCTGGACTAAGGTTGTTTGCTGTCTCAGGGCCCAGGTGCTGTTAAAGCCCACAACTCTCATCCCAAATCATTGACAGCTGTTGCCCACTTTGCCACATCACCTCCCTGTGACTCTGACTTTCAAACTTCTCACATCTCTCTTGCTGTTcctttttccctcagaggtcaaGTACACCAACTGCTCCGTGGATAACGGGGGATGTGACCATTTCTGTAGGGATGACCCTGCCAACCAGGGCCGCTCGTGCAGCTGTGCATCGGGGTATCAGCTCATGAACGACCACATCACGTGCAAGCCTGTAGGTaagaggaggatgtttgtgaTCCACGTTTGACAGAGGATTATTCAGACTGAAGTAAGAGAGTTTTAGGGCAGAATTGTCGGCAGTGCACTTTCTACTCATTTTCAAAACACCTATTCCGTGCAGAGTAACTCTGCCTGCATTTCTCAACTCCATACCTGCTTTATGGCCCTTAATCTGTGTTTGCCTCATGGAGACATGAGGGGAATCAGGAGACCTCCTCCTTGCCAAGCACTGAGGGACTTCCATGAAGCCCCTGACCAGTATTGCCTAGGTTAGAGACACAGAGGGAATGCTCTAGAGAGTGGTTTTGTGTTGGGTGATCTGGGCTTTGCTAGTGAACTTCTCTGCATCTGCACAGTGGAGTTCCCCTGTGGGAGAGTGAAGGTGGACGACACTGAAGCCAAAGCAAACCTCAATATTCGGCTCATTGAGGGAACAGCTGCAAGAAGGGGAGACAGCCCTTGGCAGGTAGGAGAAAAGAGTTCTTCACCACAAGTAGTTTAGGCTCTTACcaaaagctctgcctgcctggctACTCCAGAAAGGTTCCTACATTACTGGTGGTGTCACGTGAAGCTAAAATTTCCTtagtttttttcaaaagcaaccCCAAAATTGGAGTAGCAGGATAAAATGGTTTAGTATCTGTTTGGACTCGACTTTGTTGCCAGGTTTTTTACCTTACCTTGCCAACACTATCAGGAGAGAGGATGGTGATTACATTCACCAACTCTGTTGCTCCATCCTAGGAAACTCATGCTGTGTGATGGGATGTGTGCTCCAGCTACTGTAACAGCCTCATGGTGGGAGTGGGAGGGCACTTTCTCACCCTTTTTTACGAGTCTTGTCTGTCATACATTCAAGTTAACAGATTTAATCAGCAAAATATGCCATGGCAGGTTGGGATATCACAGAGAAAGGGGAGACTTCATGGAGCTTATCATGGAACTAATGAATGCAAATAATCAGGGCGTGGTTCTCTTTGACATGAAAGGCCCTTTTACACCATAGCATGAGAACTGCAGTCTGAGATGATGCACTGTCTCTGGTGTGGGACACAAGAGTAATCCCCTCATTTGTGCTCTGTGTTTCAAAGCTTGGAGTGCAAAGTGCTTCTTTGCAGTGCCCAGCAGCACCTCATGCTGATTTGGATGAAACCAACCCTCATTCAGGAAGAACATTCCAAACTTGTTTGTAGGTGTTCCACAGAGACTTTATTCATAGGGCTTTTGTCCCACTGTGGAGCTTTGGCTTCGGTGCAAGTGCCCTGCTTTGGTGCTTGGTGCATTGGGGTGTTTGGCAACCACAAAGAAGGTTGTGCACAGTGTTTGGTGAGCCACTCTCCAGGCACTGTCACACCTCACACCTCTCTTGTTTGGTTTCAGGTTATGCTGCAAAGTACAAGTGGGAAGTTTCTGTGTGGGGGTGTTCTCATCCATCCAGCTTGGGTCCTAACAGCAGCACACTGCCTTGACACACCAACGGAGCTCAAAGTAAGACTTGGTATGGAAAATCATCTATCcctgtgttttttaaatataactgtttcattcaaaatatttatcattTCAGGGAAAAGATAGCAGGTTCTGAAGGCAAAAGTCCTTGGCTGTAGGAATGGACTGTCTAGGCAGTTTTTAAATATGCATCTTAGCTTAAAACAAAGCTTAGTAAAAATCTGATTTCATTTGAGCCACTATCAGCCTTACTGTGGAAGTGAGCTGGTGTCTTCTGAGCACTGCTGCTGGTCTATAAAGTAGAAAGACTTGGTCTCTTCTCCTTGTGTTTTTCTGGTGCTGAAAATATTCAAGGTCATCCCAATACTGAAAAAAGAGTCTTGATCCCAGGAGGAGAATGTCACAGGGTGTCTTCCTGCCTTTTCATGCATTTAAACACTGTTACTTAAGAGAATTTCATTGCAGAAGGAGGAGAAGTGCTGTAGAATGGCAACACTGCCTTTACTtgcactgctgctctggagCATGAGAAAATGTCACTGTGTCAAGTAGCAGTGCTGCTCCTGAATTAACAGACAGAAATAATTAGTGTTCCATTCACACTGAAGTaatatgggatttttttggatCAGTGTTTTCTATGTACCATTGGTGCTGAGGCATAACAGCTCAGCTGCTTGCTTTCTCCATTAGTGAAATGATAGGATATTCCCAGTATTTGTTGAAAGTCCTGCCAATATATTGTCTGTGTACCTCTCCTGGAAAATACAGTCTGTATGCATGTTCCATACAGACTGTGGATGTGCAGGGGTTTGAGAACAGAGACAGTAAGGCACACACAGATCAATGTGTTTATGTACTTCCAACATACAGGATGAATAGAAAAGTATGTGATGTAGCCTTGGGTCCTCTCAGTGCCAGAATATTCACCTTTTCACAGGGAGGCATCCAAATAGAAGTGTATGTGATAGTTTGGAAATGTGCATAAGTTatgtaattttcttcctttttaagtgttttccattaattttaGTGAAACCCAAGAAGAGCTTCACTAAGGAACCTCGTTAGAGGAAAAGCAACTGTCAGATGTGGTGTTGGAGTGCTCTGCTTTGTTGGATGTAGCTTTGAGCGTAACTTGGGAGGGAATAGCTCAGTGGGGAGATGGTAACTGGGGCAAGTATTGAGGCTGCACTTAACATTGTTCCACTCTGGCCTCATACTGCAGGTCTTGAGAGAGATCTGTGCAGTCTGACAAGCCTTCAGCTGGGATTAACCATGCCCTGAGATGTGTctgcagcaaagaaagaagGGGTGGGATCTGTCAGGAGAGTCcaaataaaatatgattttcagTGGGTAAAGAAATGTCAGCACTTGAGAACCCTGATTTGAGAAGCTTTTGTTCTGTTCAAATGAAACTTGAGAGATGTCTCACACCTGAATTTGGGGCAAGTATACAGAGCAATTTATAGTGTAAGGATGGTTATCAGTGGGGCTCGGCTTTCTCTCGCTCTCATACTTGCCCAAAAGACCTTCCTTATTCACAGAGGAAGAATCCAGTGTGTGGCCATGGACTGAGAGTTGTGATGCACAAGAGGAGTGAGCCCTGCAGCACGTGTGTTCCTGCTCATCCACACTGCCTTCCTTAGAGGAGCATTGGAGTCCACAGTTATTTCTGAGGCCTAAAGCAGGGTTTGCACCTGTGAAGGCAGGAATAAAGCCCTGCCTCTTGCCTGCCATCCCCCAGCCACAGTGGCTGGAGAGTGCTCCAAGGACACTCAAGGAAGACAGGTTGTGCTAGGAGAAAAACACTGATTTGTGGTTGTTGGCTTGATACTGGGAAGTCCTTCAGATTCTGGAACTACTTAATACAACGCGTCAGAGCAGTTTCAGCCACCTGCTCTGGCCAGGTATGAATTTTCCATTGGATGTCTGCAGAGGAGCAAGAGGAGAGACTCTGAAATAATTGCTCTGGAGGTCCAAGATCCAAAGCTGGACTAAGGAGTCTTTTGAGAATGTGTTTCTGTAGCTACTGTGGCTCATAAGTCCCTACACTTGGAGACACTgactttacagaaaaaaacagctgCAAGACCTCACTGACAACCTACAAGAAAGACCTGTCTCTGACTTTCCTATCCCAGTGTATCACAAAGGACTTCTTGCCTTTCTGGCCCTTCTCAACAGTTTCCTGCTTACTGTTGCATTGACTGCTTGGCCCCTGAAGTGCCTGTGATCATGTAGCACAAATAGCAACCCAGAAGTCTTAAGCAGtcaaaaattcattaaaatacaGATGTAAGATTTCAGAAGGGAATAGCCTTACCAGTCAGTCACCTTTATTTATAAATCCTGACATTTCGTTCAGGCAGCATAAAGCTCATGTCCTGTCATGAATGTCCTGCTTTGCATGTGCTTGCTCTTCCAGCTTTTAATGCTGGTTCCAAAAAGGTTGTTTTCCTCCTGGAGGAGGTCTCTCATATTGCACAGGTGTACTGAAATGTGAACACAGCAGGGCATTTTGGTTTCTCAGCTGATGACCAGAGCTCTAGGGCACCAGTTCATTTACTACTGTGGGTATTCATGATTTCAGTAAACAGGGAGAGTTTACAGGTTAGTCCATCTGTTAAAAACACTGTCAACCTGTGACATAAAATGAGCAAGTGTCTGTATTACAAGGGAAGTAAAACCACAGGAGTACAGCATATTCCAGATGCTTTGGTGTTCAAGGGGAAGGAAAGTTCGGCAGCATCTGTCTCCTTCTTGTTTGCTCTTCCAGGGAAATTCCTTTTCCGCCGTCGTGCTGTCGACGAGCAAATCATTCGGGTGGATAAACAGGTGATCCACGAAAACTACACCAAGAAGACGCTGGACAACGACATAGCCATGCTGCACCTGGCCGAGCACGCCATGTACTACAAGTACGCGCTCCCCATCTGCCTCCCCGCCCGCAACCTGGCCGAGCAGGAGCTCACCAGGAGCGGGCAGC containing:
- the PROC gene encoding vitamin K-dependent protein C isoform X1 is translated as MWKHLALGLLLAACSAWVCGTSIFYSTEDANQVLRIQKRANSFLEELKPGSVERECIEERCDFEEASEIFETKESTLNFWSKYVDGDQCAPQPCSNGICKDNIGKFSCICNKGWEGFFCNYEVKYTNCSVDNGGCDHFCRDDPANQGRSCSCASGYQLMNDHITCKPVVEFPCGRVKVDDTEAKANLNIRLIEGTAARRGDSPWQVMLQSTSGKFLCGGVLIHPAWVLTAAHCLDTPTELKVRLGKFLFRRRAVDEQIIRVDKQVIHENYTKKTLDNDIAMLHLAEHAMYYKYALPICLPARNLAEQELTRSGQQMVVTGWGSTSDVNVSYPTSLHYIEIPIVPRNECAPAMASAVSDNMLCAGSLGDRRDACLGDSGGPMSTKYKDTWFLVGLVSWGHGCGRREKFGVYTKVSQYLEWIQHHIDVSAPLKG
- the PROC gene encoding vitamin K-dependent protein C isoform X2, encoding MWKHLALGLLLAACSAWVCGTSIFYSTEDANQVLRIQKRANSFLEELKPGSVERECIEERCDFEEASEIFETKESTLNFWSKYVDGDQCAPQPCSNGICKDNIGKFSCICNKGWEGFFCNYEVKYTNCSVDNGGCDHFCRDDPANQGRSCSCASGYQLMNDHITCKPVGKFLFRRRAVDEQIIRVDKQVIHENYTKKTLDNDIAMLHLAEHAMYYKYALPICLPARNLAEQELTRSGQQMVVTGWGSTSDVNVSYPTSLHYIEIPIVPRNECAPAMASAVSDNMLCAGSLGDRRDACLGDSGGPMSTKYKDTWFLVGLVSWGHGCGRREKFGVYTKVSQYLEWIQHHIDVSAPLKG